One segment of Methanolinea sp. DNA contains the following:
- a CDS encoding MogA/MoaB family molybdenum cofactor biosynthesis protein → MKREHERPVDARAAVITVSSSRTRETDRSGGAILSLLSEKGIPVAHYAIVKDDIVAIRREFHAAIGDCNCIILNGGTGISPDDCTIEAIAPLLDKVIDGFGELFRQKSAAEVGTSAILSRALAGTCGERVVFCLPGSPAAVTLAVREIILPELRHLLSHARRRGEGGQPG, encoded by the coding sequence ATGAAGAGAGAACACGAAAGACCGGTGGATGCGAGGGCCGCGGTGATCACGGTCTCCAGTTCCCGGACCCGCGAGACGGACAGGAGCGGGGGAGCGATCCTCTCGCTCCTCTCGGAAAAGGGCATCCCGGTCGCCCACTACGCGATCGTGAAGGACGACATCGTTGCCATCAGGCGCGAATTCCACGCCGCGATCGGCGACTGCAACTGCATCATCCTCAACGGGGGAACGGGGATCTCCCCCGACGACTGCACAATCGAGGCAATCGCGCCGCTCCTCGACAAGGTCATCGACGGTTTCGGCGAGCTCTTCAGGCAGAAGAGCGCCGCGGAGGTGGGGACGTCCGCGATCCTCTCGAGGGCCCTTGCCGGGACGTGCGGGGAGAGGGTCGTCTTCTGCCTCCCGGGTTCACCGGCTGCCGTGACACTCGCCGTGAGGGAGATCATCCTGCCCGAGCTCCGCCACCTCCTCTCGCACGCGCGCAGGAGGGGCGAGGGCGGCCAGCCCGGCTGA
- a CDS encoding ORC1-type DNA replication protein has translation MSDDASAPLGLFKKYLETNRIFKNREVLRHSYRPQFLPHRRPQIDQVAAILAPALRHETPSNILIYGKTGTGKTAVVRYVGAELEAAGAHMGTVCRVVHLNCEVIDTQYRVLAQISKTLLGEDETGSDRTRPHIPMTGWPTDQVYTELKNQLENMGGVLVIVLDEIDKLVKKSGDETLYNLSRINSDLKRSKVSMIGISNDLSFKDFLDPRVLSSLSEEELVFPPYNAPQLCDILTQRAEMAFNDGVLDEGVIPLCAALAAQEHGDARRALDLLRVSGEIAEREEADRVTEAHVKMAQAKIETDSMLECIATLPMQSKVVLYAMLLLDQMGHTIFTSGEVSRIYKEIAPELDLDVLTHRRITDLISELNMLGVINTRVVSRGRYGRTKEMWFDTNTRKLWEVITSDARLDAHRFTKKNIHWSQNLFR, from the coding sequence ATGTCTGACGACGCGAGCGCACCACTGGGTCTTTTCAAGAAATACCTCGAGACAAACAGGATCTTCAAGAACCGCGAGGTCCTCCGGCACTCTTACCGGCCCCAGTTTCTCCCGCACAGGCGTCCCCAGATAGACCAGGTCGCCGCGATCCTCGCCCCCGCACTCCGGCACGAGACGCCCTCAAACATCCTCATCTACGGCAAGACGGGCACGGGCAAGACCGCCGTCGTCCGGTACGTGGGGGCCGAGCTCGAGGCCGCCGGGGCGCACATGGGCACGGTCTGCAGGGTCGTCCACCTCAACTGCGAGGTCATCGACACCCAGTACAGGGTCCTCGCGCAGATCTCCAAGACGCTCCTTGGGGAGGACGAGACCGGGAGCGACAGGACGAGGCCCCACATCCCCATGACAGGGTGGCCGACGGACCAGGTCTACACCGAGCTCAAGAACCAGCTTGAGAACATGGGGGGCGTCCTCGTGATCGTCCTCGACGAGATCGACAAGCTCGTCAAGAAGAGCGGCGACGAGACGCTCTACAACCTCTCCCGGATCAACTCCGACCTGAAGAGGTCGAAGGTGAGCATGATAGGGATCTCAAACGACCTCTCCTTCAAGGACTTCCTCGACCCCCGCGTCCTCTCCTCGCTCTCCGAGGAGGAACTCGTCTTTCCCCCCTACAATGCCCCCCAGCTCTGCGACATCCTCACGCAGCGCGCGGAGATGGCGTTCAACGACGGGGTCCTCGATGAAGGCGTCATCCCCCTCTGCGCCGCGCTCGCCGCGCAGGAACACGGGGACGCGCGCAGGGCGCTTGACCTCCTGCGGGTCTCCGGCGAGATCGCCGAGAGGGAGGAGGCCGACAGGGTGACCGAGGCCCACGTGAAGATGGCGCAGGCAAAGATAGAGACGGACTCGATGCTCGAGTGCATCGCCACGCTCCCGATGCAGAGCAAGGTCGTGCTCTACGCGATGCTCCTCCTCGACCAGATGGGCCACACGATCTTCACGAGCGGCGAGGTGAGCAGGATCTACAAGGAGATCGCCCCCGAGCTCGACCTCGACGTCCTCACGCACCGGAGGATCACCGACCTCATCTCGGAGCTGAACATGCTCGGTGTCATCAACACCCGCGTGGTGAGCCGGGGGAGGTACGGGAGGACAAAGGAGATGTGGTTCGATACGAATACACGGAAACTGTGGGAAGTGATCACCTCGGATGCCCGCCTCGACGCCCACCGGTTCACAAAGAAGAACATCCATTGGTCACAAAACCTCTTTAGGTGA
- a CDS encoding Lrp/AsnC family transcriptional regulator, translated as MDEKDLLLLQLLEENSRLTTEDLAVMAEMAPEEVAARVENLEKSGVILSYTAVIDWEKAGNGGVSAIIDLKVNPERDFGYDRIAQRIARFRQVRSLRLITGAYDLQLIVTGKTMQEVARFVSEYIAPMDRIRETATHIIMKSYKENGRTFSGKEEGERIPYSL; from the coding sequence ATGGACGAGAAAGACCTCCTCCTCCTCCAGCTCCTCGAGGAGAACAGCCGCCTGACCACCGAGGACCTCGCCGTCATGGCCGAGATGGCCCCGGAGGAGGTGGCGGCACGGGTCGAGAACCTCGAGAAGTCGGGGGTGATCCTGAGCTACACCGCGGTGATCGACTGGGAGAAGGCCGGGAACGGCGGGGTGTCTGCCATCATCGACCTGAAGGTGAACCCCGAGCGCGACTTCGGGTACGATCGGATCGCCCAGCGCATCGCCCGTTTCCGGCAGGTGCGGTCGCTTCGGCTCATCACGGGGGCGTACGACCTCCAGCTCATCGTGACGGGCAAGACCATGCAGGAGGTCGCCCGGTTCGTGTCCGAGTACATCGCCCCGATGGACAGGATCCGGGAGACCGCGACGCACATCATCATGAAGAGCTACAAGGAGAACGGCCGGACCTTCTCCGGGAAGGAAGAGGGCGAACGCATCCCCTACTCCCTGTGA